Proteins encoded together in one Planctomyces sp. SH-PL14 window:
- a CDS encoding tetratricopeptide repeat protein: MRPGAGGGLRPGGGGGFPPTPGGGIGGGGNRPTIGGITRPGAGGGGRPSTLPSLPGRPGQGGGGIGPDRPGGLPGIGTRPGSDRPSQGPIRPGFGPDRPNRPGFPDNRPGFPDNRPGWAGDNRPGWPGNRPGGNWGRPGIGNGNTIIGGGNTNIVNNINNNRNNFWNANNNYRSGWNRPGWDQGGWNNPGWGWGGGGTWHDNWHNHCVNNHYGWYNGCWSGNYWGSNWYSPLAWGAAGWGLGAWTTGWGYGTGYYNPYYAGVTTPVYNYSQPVVVYNYGATDGGATTAIAGEPQTAALPEAPAADSPGVTAFDAGLAQFKAGDYRGALAQFDLALKSLPGDAVIHEVRALALFALGDYNQAAAALNSLLSAAPGMDWTTMSGLYGNPDDYTAQLRQAEAYAKAHPTDAAPFFVLAYHYLVIGSKDAAIAALEVVVQNQPKDVTAKRMLDALKPPATAAATPAATATSPAAAPPAPEVPPSSADAADAKPATDLVGSWTAKAGTTTITLLITEDSKFTWAASQSGQKPIELKGEIGGVGQELILESAEQGAMSGEVKSEGPDTWKFTLTGAPAGDPGLTFQRTKG; this comes from the coding sequence TTGCGGCCGGGTGCCGGCGGTGGCCTGCGTCCGGGCGGGGGCGGGGGATTTCCGCCCACCCCGGGTGGCGGGATTGGCGGCGGAGGGAATCGGCCGACGATCGGCGGGATCACGCGGCCGGGAGCGGGTGGCGGCGGGCGGCCTTCGACGCTGCCGAGTCTTCCCGGACGTCCCGGACAGGGGGGCGGAGGGATTGGTCCCGACCGGCCCGGCGGGCTTCCCGGAATTGGCACGCGTCCCGGATCCGACCGGCCGAGCCAAGGACCGATCCGGCCCGGCTTTGGCCCGGACCGGCCCAATCGTCCCGGCTTCCCGGACAACCGGCCGGGCTTCCCGGACAATCGCCCGGGATGGGCGGGCGACAATCGGCCTGGCTGGCCTGGTAACCGGCCCGGTGGAAATTGGGGCCGGCCGGGAATCGGCAACGGCAACACGATCATCGGTGGCGGCAACACCAACATCGTCAACAACATCAACAACAACCGGAACAACTTCTGGAACGCGAACAACAACTATCGCTCCGGATGGAATCGGCCGGGTTGGGACCAGGGGGGCTGGAACAACCCCGGCTGGGGCTGGGGAGGCGGTGGGACATGGCACGACAACTGGCATAACCACTGCGTGAACAACCATTACGGCTGGTACAACGGCTGCTGGAGCGGGAACTACTGGGGAAGCAACTGGTATTCACCGCTCGCATGGGGCGCGGCGGGCTGGGGGCTCGGAGCCTGGACGACCGGGTGGGGCTACGGCACCGGGTACTACAACCCGTACTACGCCGGGGTCACGACGCCGGTCTACAACTACTCGCAGCCGGTCGTGGTCTACAACTACGGGGCGACCGATGGGGGCGCGACGACGGCGATCGCTGGCGAGCCCCAGACGGCGGCGCTGCCGGAAGCTCCCGCGGCGGACTCGCCGGGTGTGACGGCCTTCGACGCCGGGCTGGCCCAGTTCAAGGCGGGGGACTATCGCGGCGCGCTGGCGCAGTTCGACCTGGCGCTCAAGTCGCTCCCCGGCGACGCCGTGATCCATGAAGTCCGGGCTCTCGCGCTCTTTGCCCTGGGGGATTACAACCAGGCGGCCGCCGCGCTGAATTCGCTCCTGTCCGCCGCCCCGGGGATGGACTGGACGACGATGAGCGGGCTTTACGGCAATCCCGACGACTACACAGCGCAGCTTCGTCAGGCGGAGGCGTATGCCAAGGCGCATCCGACGGACGCGGCTCCGTTCTTTGTCCTGGCCTATCACTACCTCGTCATCGGTTCGAAGGATGCAGCGATCGCGGCGCTGGAGGTGGTGGTTCAGAACCAGCCGAAGGACGTGACCGCAAAGCGGATGCTCGATGCGCTGAAGCCGCCGGCGACGGCGGCGGCCACCCCGGCCGCGACCGCGACCTCACCCGCGGCGGCTCCTCCGGCGCCGGAGGTCCCGCCCTCTTCGGCCGACGCAGCGGACGCGAAGCCGGCGACCGATCTGGTCGGCTCGTGGACGGCGAAGGCCGGGACGACGACGATCACGCTGCTGATCACCGAGGACTCCAAGTTCACCTGGGCCGCCAGCCAGTCGGGGCAGAAGCCGATCGAGCTGAAGGGGGAGATCGGCGGCGTGGGTCAGGAGCTGATTTTGGAGAGTGCGGAGCAGGGGGCGATGTCGGGCGAAGTGAAGTCGGAGGGGCCCGACACCTGGAAGTTCACGCTGACGGGTGCCCCTGCGGGCGACCCGGGGCTGACGTTCCAGCGCACGAAGGGATAG
- the ispE gene encoding 4-(cytidine 5'-diphospho)-2-C-methyl-D-erythritol kinase yields MLIESSPTGLTVHTPAKVNLFLNVLRKRPDGYHDLETVMLAVSLFDTLTFEILDRRDIELSCDLSALSGSPTTDAPVLSSGDDNLVVKAARLIQTEANVSAGARIGLLKRIPMQAGLGGGSSDAAATLVALNRLWNAGLSTQRLHELAARLGSDVNFFLESPDLAICRGRGERIEPRPLTQPMWLVLVKPAGGLSTRDVFQEWARTGTTSPLDCDQVIDAINDSDFSGLPRVLWNSLEAPARQLSPEIQATLDRLRACHPGGLLMSGSGTSCFAVCGSREEAETLAGRLSGTGMVAVVEGGGLSGGRSSC; encoded by the coding sequence ATGTTGATCGAATCTTCACCAACGGGCCTGACCGTCCACACGCCGGCCAAGGTCAACCTGTTCCTCAACGTCCTCAGAAAGCGTCCGGATGGGTATCACGATCTCGAAACCGTGATGCTGGCGGTCAGTCTGTTCGACACCCTCACCTTCGAGATCCTCGACCGGCGCGACATTGAACTCAGCTGCGACCTGTCGGCGCTCAGCGGCTCACCGACCACGGACGCGCCGGTCCTGTCGAGCGGCGACGACAACCTCGTCGTGAAAGCGGCGCGGCTGATCCAGACCGAAGCCAACGTGTCAGCCGGGGCGAGGATCGGGCTCCTCAAGCGGATCCCGATGCAAGCGGGACTCGGCGGAGGATCGAGCGACGCTGCCGCTACGCTCGTCGCGCTGAACCGGTTGTGGAACGCCGGGCTTTCGACGCAGCGGCTGCACGAACTCGCCGCGCGGCTCGGGAGTGACGTCAACTTCTTTCTCGAATCGCCGGACCTCGCCATCTGCCGCGGACGGGGCGAGCGGATCGAGCCCCGGCCGCTGACTCAGCCGATGTGGCTCGTGCTCGTCAAACCGGCGGGGGGGCTTTCGACCCGCGATGTTTTCCAGGAGTGGGCCCGCACGGGGACGACGAGTCCACTGGACTGCGACCAGGTGATCGACGCCATCAACGACTCGGATTTCTCAGGCTTGCCGCGCGTTCTCTGGAACTCGCTCGAAGCCCCGGCCCGACAACTCAGCCCCGAGATCCAGGCGACCCTCGACCGACTTCGCGCCTGTCACCCGGGGGGCCTGCTGATGTCCGGCAGTGGAACCAGTTGCTTTGCGGTTTGTGGAAGTCGTGAGGAAGCCGAGACGCTCGCGGGGCGCCTGAGCGGAACGGGAATGGTGGCCGTCGTGGAAGGAGGCGGGCTCTCGGGAGGGCGAAGCTCCTGCTGA
- a CDS encoding DUF1501 domain-containing protein: protein MLRLLGSRRQLCDGLSRRDLLHIGGLGLYGVTLAQAQQIAQAATSDSGLPGFGKAKSCILLFLFGAAPQHETFDPKPEAPLEIQGELREIATSIPGIAFGEGLPRTAAIADRLTTIRSMTHAFPLHCVAYALSGMPAYTTNLEAAPRAPEHWPYVGSVADYCWSRQAAAAGPEGVPRHIGLPWVFNSQVDDLGLLAGPYAAFLGQEYDPVWGKFEGQATRIAPKARHEQAKEYTDPYAAIDPRCRFVLEGASRLPEQVNLSRFNLRQQLLEQIDSARQTADRAATERNYTGHQARALSLLTSPQVRDALDVEREPAALRERYGHTLFGQSCLAARRLVEAGSRFVTVFWDSFGTYFSGGWDTHQNHYPRLKEYLLPGFDAAFASLILDLEQRGLLDETLVLCLSEHGRTPQIDSKPQGAARHHWSQVYSMTMAGGGVKRGAVVGRSDRIGGSVADTPISPKDIHATTYHLLGIDPQTLMYDRQGRPFPVAGEGHVRSELLA from the coding sequence ATGCTGCGACTGCTCGGATCGCGACGACAACTCTGCGACGGCCTCTCCCGCCGCGACCTCCTCCACATCGGCGGACTCGGGCTCTACGGCGTCACACTCGCCCAAGCCCAGCAGATCGCACAAGCCGCCACATCCGACTCCGGACTCCCCGGCTTCGGCAAAGCCAAGTCCTGCATCCTCCTCTTCCTCTTCGGCGCCGCCCCCCAACACGAAACCTTCGACCCCAAACCCGAAGCCCCCCTCGAAATTCAGGGAGAACTGCGGGAGATCGCCACCTCGATCCCCGGCATCGCCTTCGGAGAAGGCCTCCCCCGCACCGCCGCGATCGCCGACCGCCTCACGACGATCCGCTCCATGACGCACGCCTTCCCGCTCCACTGCGTCGCCTACGCCCTCTCTGGGATGCCTGCCTACACCACCAACCTCGAGGCCGCACCCCGCGCTCCGGAACACTGGCCCTACGTCGGCTCCGTCGCCGACTACTGCTGGTCACGACAGGCAGCCGCCGCCGGCCCCGAAGGCGTCCCCCGCCACATCGGCCTCCCCTGGGTCTTCAACTCCCAGGTCGACGACCTCGGCCTCCTCGCCGGCCCCTACGCCGCGTTCCTGGGACAGGAATACGATCCCGTCTGGGGCAAGTTCGAAGGACAGGCGACGCGCATCGCCCCCAAGGCCCGCCACGAACAGGCCAAGGAATACACCGATCCCTACGCCGCCATCGACCCCCGCTGCCGCTTCGTCCTCGAAGGCGCCAGCCGCCTCCCCGAACAGGTGAACCTCAGCCGCTTCAACCTCCGGCAACAGCTCCTCGAACAGATCGACTCCGCCCGCCAGACCGCCGACCGCGCCGCGACCGAGCGGAACTACACCGGACATCAGGCCCGCGCGCTGTCGCTGCTGACGTCACCGCAGGTCCGGGACGCCCTCGATGTCGAGCGGGAACCGGCCGCGCTGCGGGAGCGGTACGGACACACGCTCTTCGGCCAGTCGTGCCTCGCGGCGCGGAGGCTGGTGGAAGCGGGCAGCCGCTTCGTCACCGTCTTCTGGGATTCGTTCGGGACCTACTTCAGCGGCGGATGGGACACGCACCAGAACCATTACCCGCGACTCAAGGAGTATCTCCTGCCGGGCTTCGACGCCGCGTTTGCGAGCCTGATTCTCGACCTGGAACAGCGCGGCCTCCTAGACGAGACGCTGGTGCTGTGTCTCAGCGAGCATGGCCGCACGCCGCAGATCGACTCCAAGCCGCAGGGGGCGGCGCGGCATCACTGGTCGCAGGTGTATTCGATGACGATGGCCGGCGGTGGTGTGAAGCGCGGGGCTGTTGTTGGGCGCAGTGACCGGATCGGGGGGAGCGTGGCGGATACGCCGATCTCTCCGAAGGACATTCACGCCACGACGTATCATCTGTTGGGGATCGATCCGCAGACGCTCATGTACGATCGCCAGGGCCGTCCGTTCCCCGTCGCGGGTGAAGGGCACGTCCGGTCAGAGCTGCTGGCCTGA
- a CDS encoding SgcJ/EcaC family oxidoreductase, protein MLRMGLIAVLLGAFWGSGVASVHAQADAAATAAQDDGVSAELRAGAAKLIEAFNGGKAKETSAFFLPKGEWIDEEGTVYQGQEQIEGVLKEYFEKFPEAKMALDVESVRLVGPVAIEEGTRTMHGGKTGGEAVIRYIAVYAKTENGWRIASVRDFADDPAPTPHDYLQPLSWLVGDWVNEGSGLVVKISYKWSEDTNFLLGDFHVTSGEEVVMKSTQRIGWDPLAGKVKSWMFDADGGYATADWTQLDEGWVLKSSAVIPDGSTGSATISITASDQSRFTMKGTERIVGNVRDDDFEVTVVRKAPTAGK, encoded by the coding sequence ATGTTGAGGATGGGTCTGATCGCGGTCCTGTTGGGGGCCTTCTGGGGAAGCGGAGTCGCTTCCGTCCACGCACAGGCCGACGCGGCTGCAACCGCGGCCCAGGATGACGGCGTTTCCGCCGAGCTGCGTGCCGGAGCGGCCAAGCTCATCGAGGCGTTCAACGGCGGCAAGGCCAAGGAAACCTCCGCGTTCTTCCTCCCCAAAGGGGAGTGGATCGACGAGGAGGGGACCGTCTACCAGGGACAGGAACAGATCGAAGGGGTCCTGAAGGAATACTTCGAGAAGTTCCCGGAAGCCAAGATGGCCCTGGACGTCGAGTCGGTCCGGCTTGTCGGTCCGGTCGCCATCGAAGAAGGAACGCGGACGATGCATGGCGGCAAGACCGGCGGTGAGGCGGTGATCCGCTACATCGCGGTCTACGCAAAGACGGAGAACGGCTGGCGGATCGCCTCGGTCCGGGACTTTGCCGACGATCCAGCCCCGACGCCGCACGACTACCTTCAGCCGCTGAGCTGGCTGGTCGGCGACTGGGTCAACGAGGGCTCGGGCCTGGTGGTGAAGATCTCCTACAAGTGGTCCGAGGACACGAACTTCCTCCTCGGCGATTTCCACGTCACGTCCGGCGAGGAGGTGGTGATGAAGAGCACCCAGCGGATCGGCTGGGACCCGCTCGCCGGCAAGGTCAAGTCGTGGATGTTCGATGCCGACGGCGGATACGCGACGGCGGACTGGACGCAGCTGGACGAGGGGTGGGTCCTGAAGTCCTCGGCGGTGATACCGGACGGATCGACCGGCTCGGCCACGATCTCGATCACCGCGAGCGATCAGTCGCGGTTCACGATGAAGGGGACGGAGCGGATCGTCGGCAACGTCCGCGACGATGACTTCGAAGTCACTGTCGTCCGGAAAGCCCCGACCGCCGGAAAGTGA
- a CDS encoding TIGR00300 family protein: protein MSKQAHPFVEPVELKGHIIDSLLLPKVLDLITEFGGSYRIDKIHVGQTRSDPSSVVIAVEAASEELLGKILAQIADHGAVPVHARDCELAEADIAGAFPENFYSSTNQHTQVRLGGHWITVADQEMDCGICVDSERGTARCVAMSDVRIGQKFVVGHRGVKVVPIDRPGEGESFGFMSSAVSTEKPKGVTVRQIAADLHRIRAKGGRVLLVGGPGIVHTGSGPYLCELIRRGYIQVLFAGNALATHDIEQSIYGTSLGVHLGRGTSVEAGHEHHLRAINTVRRAGSIARAVDLGIIRSGIMYECVQHGVRYVLCGSIRDDGPLPDVVTDALASQERMRDEIRGGRNGQGGVDFCLMIATTLHSIAVGNLLPAWVKVVCVDINPSTVIKLNDRGSFQTVGLVTDVEPFLRVLVSEVDALEADYAHESG, encoded by the coding sequence ATGTCAAAACAGGCGCATCCGTTCGTCGAGCCGGTCGAGCTCAAGGGACACATTATCGACAGCCTGCTGCTGCCGAAGGTGCTGGACTTGATTACGGAGTTCGGCGGGTCGTACCGGATCGACAAGATTCACGTCGGTCAGACGCGGAGCGATCCCAGTTCCGTCGTCATCGCCGTCGAGGCGGCGTCGGAGGAGCTGCTCGGGAAGATCCTGGCCCAGATTGCCGATCACGGCGCGGTGCCGGTCCACGCCCGCGACTGCGAGCTGGCGGAAGCGGACATCGCCGGTGCGTTCCCGGAGAACTTCTACAGCTCGACGAACCAGCACACGCAGGTCCGGCTGGGCGGGCACTGGATCACCGTCGCCGACCAGGAGATGGATTGCGGGATCTGCGTCGATTCCGAGCGGGGGACCGCCCGCTGTGTGGCGATGTCCGACGTCCGGATCGGACAGAAGTTCGTCGTCGGCCATCGCGGAGTGAAAGTCGTTCCGATCGACCGGCCGGGCGAAGGGGAATCGTTCGGGTTCATGTCGTCGGCGGTCTCGACCGAGAAGCCCAAGGGGGTGACGGTCCGGCAGATCGCCGCCGACCTGCACCGGATCCGCGCCAAAGGGGGGCGGGTCCTGCTCGTCGGCGGACCGGGGATCGTCCACACCGGCAGCGGTCCGTACCTGTGCGAGCTGATCCGCCGCGGCTACATCCAGGTCCTGTTCGCGGGGAATGCCCTTGCGACGCACGACATCGAGCAGTCGATCTACGGGACGAGCCTTGGTGTCCATCTCGGCCGGGGGACTTCGGTCGAGGCGGGGCACGAGCATCACCTGCGGGCGATCAACACGGTCCGCCGTGCCGGGAGCATCGCCCGCGCGGTCGATCTGGGGATCATCCGCTCCGGGATCATGTATGAGTGTGTTCAGCACGGCGTCCGCTACGTGCTGTGCGGGAGCATTCGGGACGATGGCCCGCTTCCGGATGTCGTCACGGACGCTCTCGCGTCCCAGGAGCGTATGCGGGATGAAATCCGCGGCGGCCGGAACGGGCAGGGCGGAGTCGATTTCTGCCTGATGATTGCCACGACGCTCCATTCGATCGCGGTCGGCAATCTGTTGCCGGCGTGGGTCAAGGTGGTCTGTGTCGACATCAATCCGTCGACGGTGATCAAGCTCAACGACCGGGGCTCGTTCCAGACGGTGGGTCTGGTGACGGATGTCGAGCCTTTCCTCCGCGTCCTGGTGAGTGAAGTGGATGCCCTGGAAGCGGACTACGCTCATGAGAGTGGATAA
- a CDS encoding sialidase family protein, whose translation MQPPTLITAPGLEYSDEQRDYGMTIGIDRTPKGRLWAAWVAGGDSDKGYFVLATSDDDGRTWSKPRLVIDPPEAPTGLRRRILVGNLWCDPLGRMWLFFDQSMGYYDGRAGDWAIVCENPDADQPTWSAPRRLWHGATLNKPTVLKSGEWMLPISLWQRNKIGPKELRSANPELDELRMANVFVSADQGATWARRGGAVFPDHDFDEHMVVERRDGSLWMLARTTKGMAESVSTDQGKTWSEPRMAYPHINARFFIRRLASGKLVMVRHGAMDERTKSRSHLTAFLSDDDGKTWQGGLVLDERNGVSYPDGFQAPDGRIYISYDRERAKEREILLAVFTEQDILERKIVGAQSRLKGLISKARGNLPAAAATEPPAAQPIQLPAQADTTGSSDQWAARAAADAKEDRTISAYDGFTPNKLVCDTTLRQIPDGSFALFMLAGDDIEPSPKNYTGVTRSTDGGRTWSKLEPVDIGFPREGKTSGQGPTELMIRGQRATLFFSTHSETWGRDWRSWFIHSDDNGRTWTRPEPVPGRLANFTFIRNHIVTRDGRILIPFQHYVGPGPDVPPPPAEERPWHGALRHYVSNPRNGVLISSDGGKTWTEHGNVRLTTDDRYHGWAENNIAELADGRIAMIIRGDRLGGVLYYAESKDGGLTWPEFAEKTDIPNPGSKATLYPLGGDTVAMLHNPNPKHRSPLALWISFDGLKTWPYRRVLVPESSDGPKGRLNYPDGFVSADKRWLHFAYDDNRHRAVYYGARLPETTSKDK comes from the coding sequence ATGCAGCCGCCAACGCTCATCACCGCGCCGGGGCTCGAATACTCCGACGAACAGCGAGACTATGGGATGACGATCGGGATCGACCGGACGCCGAAGGGGCGGCTCTGGGCGGCGTGGGTCGCCGGCGGGGACAGCGACAAGGGGTACTTCGTCCTCGCGACGAGCGATGACGACGGCCGAACGTGGTCGAAGCCGCGGCTCGTGATCGATCCCCCTGAGGCGCCGACGGGACTGCGGCGGCGGATTCTGGTGGGGAACCTCTGGTGCGATCCGCTGGGGCGGATGTGGCTCTTCTTCGATCAGTCGATGGGCTACTACGACGGCCGCGCGGGAGACTGGGCGATCGTCTGCGAGAACCCCGATGCCGACCAGCCGACCTGGTCCGCCCCCCGCCGCCTGTGGCATGGGGCGACGCTCAACAAGCCGACGGTCCTCAAGTCGGGCGAGTGGATGCTGCCGATTTCGCTCTGGCAGCGGAACAAGATCGGCCCGAAGGAACTCCGGTCCGCGAATCCGGAGCTCGATGAGCTGCGGATGGCGAACGTCTTCGTCTCGGCCGACCAGGGGGCGACCTGGGCGCGGCGGGGCGGAGCCGTCTTTCCCGATCACGACTTCGACGAGCACATGGTCGTCGAACGCCGCGACGGCAGCCTGTGGATGCTGGCCCGGACAACGAAGGGGATGGCCGAGAGCGTCTCGACCGATCAGGGGAAGACCTGGAGCGAGCCGCGGATGGCGTACCCGCACATCAACGCGCGGTTCTTCATTCGCCGTCTCGCCTCCGGCAAGCTGGTGATGGTCCGCCACGGCGCGATGGACGAGCGGACCAAGTCGCGGTCGCATCTCACCGCCTTCCTCTCCGATGATGACGGCAAGACGTGGCAGGGGGGCCTGGTTCTCGATGAGCGGAACGGCGTCTCGTATCCGGACGGCTTCCAGGCTCCGGATGGGCGGATCTACATCTCCTATGACCGTGAGCGGGCGAAAGAACGGGAGATCCTGCTGGCGGTCTTCACCGAGCAGGACATCCTGGAACGGAAGATTGTCGGGGCACAGTCGCGGCTGAAGGGACTCATCAGCAAGGCTCGCGGCAACCTGCCGGCTGCGGCCGCCACCGAACCTCCGGCGGCCCAGCCGATCCAGCTTCCGGCTCAGGCGGACACGACCGGGAGCAGCGACCAGTGGGCGGCCCGGGCCGCGGCGGATGCGAAGGAAGACCGCACGATATCGGCCTATGACGGGTTCACGCCCAACAAGCTCGTCTGCGACACCACGCTGCGGCAGATTCCGGATGGGTCGTTCGCCCTGTTCATGCTGGCGGGAGATGACATCGAGCCATCGCCGAAGAACTACACCGGCGTGACCCGCAGCACGGATGGCGGGCGGACGTGGTCGAAGCTGGAGCCGGTCGACATCGGCTTTCCGCGGGAGGGGAAGACAAGCGGCCAGGGACCGACCGAGCTGATGATCCGCGGACAGCGGGCAACGCTCTTCTTCTCGACGCACTCCGAGACGTGGGGCCGCGACTGGCGCTCCTGGTTCATCCACAGCGACGACAACGGCCGGACCTGGACCCGCCCCGAACCGGTCCCCGGGCGGCTCGCGAACTTCACGTTCATCCGCAACCACATCGTGACGCGCGACGGCCGGATTCTGATTCCGTTTCAGCACTACGTGGGGCCCGGACCCGATGTCCCCCCTCCGCCGGCGGAAGAGCGGCCGTGGCACGGGGCGCTCCGGCACTACGTCAGCAACCCGCGAAACGGTGTCCTCATCAGCAGCGATGGAGGCAAGACCTGGACGGAGCACGGCAACGTCCGCCTCACGACGGACGACCGCTATCACGGCTGGGCGGAGAACAACATCGCCGAGTTGGCGGACGGCCGGATCGCGATGATCATCCGCGGCGACCGGCTGGGGGGAGTGCTGTACTACGCGGAATCGAAGGACGGGGGACTGACCTGGCCGGAGTTCGCGGAGAAGACCGACATCCCGAACCCGGGCTCGAAGGCGACGCTGTATCCACTGGGGGGCGATACGGTGGCGATGCTTCACAACCCGAACCCGAAGCACCGCAGTCCGCTGGCGCTGTGGATCAGCTTCGATGGTCTCAAGACGTGGCCGTACCGGCGGGTCTTGGTTCCGGAGTCGAGCGATGGACCGAAGGGGCGGCTCAACTATCCGGATGGATTTGTCTCGGCGGACAAGCGGTGGCTGCACTTCGCGTATGACGACAACCGTCATCGGGCAGTGTACTACGGGGCGCGGTTGCCGGAGACGACCTCCAAAGACAAGTGA
- a CDS encoding EamA family transporter, with protein sequence MFPTLAWPWFALGSAFFAALTAILAKVGVAGISSNLATLIRTAVILAFAGGLVTARGEWSSAGLSPRTLLFLVLSGLATGLSWLCYFRALQLAPASRVAPVDKLSVALVVILAALFLKEPLTARVVAGTTLIVVGSLLLLR encoded by the coding sequence ATGTTCCCGACACTCGCCTGGCCCTGGTTCGCGCTCGGCTCCGCCTTCTTCGCCGCGCTGACGGCGATCCTGGCCAAGGTTGGCGTCGCGGGGATCAGCTCCAACCTCGCGACGCTGATCCGTACCGCGGTGATCCTCGCCTTCGCTGGCGGGCTCGTGACCGCCCGCGGGGAGTGGTCGAGCGCTGGCCTCTCGCCCCGGACGCTCCTGTTCCTCGTCCTGTCCGGACTCGCCACGGGGCTCTCGTGGCTCTGCTACTTCCGGGCCCTGCAGCTCGCCCCCGCCTCGCGCGTGGCGCCGGTCGACAAGCTCAGCGTGGCTCTGGTGGTGATTCTCGCGGCGCTGTTCCTCAAGGAGCCTCTCACCGCGCGGGTCGTCGCCGGAACGACGCTGATTGTCGTCGGATCACTGCTGTTGTTGCGATAA
- a CDS encoding dimethylarginine dimethylaminohydrolase family protein: protein MPTILMCPPDYYGIEYEINPWMSRSRQSDRALAVQQWEDLRGALEGAGATIELLPPVEGLPDLVFTANAALIYRNRAILARFRPEQRRGETPHVARWLTAHGFHLEEVPEEFAFEGAGDALFCGETLVAGYRIRSDARGHQWIAGRLGIPVLPVELVNPQFYHLDTCFCPLRPGSAIYYPAAFDDYALRALRAQIPNLIEVNAAEAARFACNAVVIGSTVVTNTGCPMLHAALKREGFEPVATELDEFLKAGGSAKCLTLRLDGEDAAGWRQRSGD, encoded by the coding sequence ATGCCCACCATCCTGATGTGTCCGCCGGACTACTACGGGATTGAATACGAAATCAATCCCTGGATGAGCCGCTCCCGCCAGAGCGACCGGGCCCTCGCCGTCCAGCAATGGGAGGACCTGCGGGGAGCCCTGGAAGGGGCCGGAGCGACGATCGAGCTCCTTCCGCCGGTCGAAGGACTCCCGGACCTCGTCTTCACGGCGAATGCGGCCCTCATCTATCGAAACCGGGCCATTCTCGCCCGGTTCCGCCCGGAGCAGCGGCGGGGCGAGACGCCGCACGTCGCCCGCTGGCTCACGGCCCATGGATTCCACCTCGAGGAAGTCCCGGAGGAGTTCGCCTTCGAAGGGGCCGGGGACGCGCTCTTCTGCGGCGAGACCCTCGTGGCAGGCTACCGGATCCGGAGCGACGCCCGCGGTCACCAGTGGATTGCCGGCCGCCTGGGGATTCCGGTCCTGCCGGTCGAACTCGTCAACCCGCAGTTCTATCACCTCGATACCTGCTTCTGTCCCCTCCGGCCGGGAAGCGCGATCTACTATCCGGCCGCCTTCGACGACTACGCCCTCCGCGCGCTCCGGGCGCAGATCCCGAACCTGATCGAGGTCAACGCCGCCGAAGCGGCCCGCTTCGCCTGTAACGCCGTGGTCATCGGCTCCACGGTCGTGACCAACACCGGCTGTCCGATGCTGCACGCGGCCCTGAAGCGGGAAGGCTTCGAGCCGGTCGCGACGGAGCTGGACGAGTTCCTGAAAGCAGGCGGGAGTGCCAAGTGTCTCACGCTGCGCCTCGACGGCGAGGACGCCGCCGGGTGGCGGCAACGGTCTGGCGACTGA